In Methanolobus chelungpuianus, a genomic segment contains:
- a CDS encoding flavodoxin family protein, whose protein sequence is MKIVGIHSSPRGKNSNTLKLLDAALAGAADAGADIESIDITRLNISYCIACDVCHKKGGCPIKDDFNNVMDKLLAADGIILSSPNYIINITAQLKTLFDRSPRIVHEQLFEGKYGFSLTTTGSGDVDFVLKIMNDYMVICGGNTVGGVGCAMAEGPSVLEAAVENSHEMGKDLVKAIRENRQYPEQDTVHKMWKEGFKYAILNNKDQWAHNYDYWLEKSWI, encoded by the coding sequence ATGAAGATAGTCGGAATACATTCAAGTCCAAGAGGTAAGAACAGTAATACATTAAAGTTGTTGGACGCTGCTCTGGCCGGAGCTGCGGATGCCGGGGCCGATATTGAGTCTATTGATATTACAAGACTTAATATCAGTTACTGCATTGCCTGTGACGTCTGCCACAAAAAGGGTGGATGCCCGATAAAAGATGACTTCAATAACGTAATGGATAAACTTCTGGCTGCAGATGGCATAATCTTAAGCAGCCCTAATTACATAATAAATATAACAGCGCAACTCAAGACACTGTTCGACAGGAGTCCGCGTATTGTTCATGAGCAGCTCTTTGAAGGGAAATACGGTTTCTCATTGACAACGACAGGCAGCGGTGACGTCGATTTTGTACTTAAGATCATGAATGACTATATGGTGATCTGCGGAGGCAACACAGTTGGAGGGGTCGGGTGCGCAATGGCAGAGGGTCCTTCAGTATTGGAAGCGGCTGTTGAGAACTCGCATGAGATGGGAAAAGACCTTGTTAAGGCCATAAGGGAGAACCGGCAATACCCTGAACAGGATACTGTGCATAAAATGTGGAAAGAAGGATTCAAGTATGCCATCCTTAATAATAAAGATCAATGGGCTCATAACTACGATTACTGGCTGGAGAAAAGCTGGATCTGA
- a CDS encoding HD domain-containing protein, whose protein sequence is MIEEEFHLFEKWFTGYVSSFYSEDMFVLRNVKLKERHSLEVCRNASIISGPEGLDTEERYLAMIIGLFHDIGRFEQITRYRTFRDSESENHALLGVKILRSADVLARLPATLQDLICQAIANHNIYAIPETCDNRCLFHSRLVRDADKLDIFRVLADYYTERDSSPNPPLDMGLPDIPEYSSRLLGDLFNNRMASTADLRTCNDMRLARLSWVFDLNFKESFRLVRKHGYINMIISRLAQDDKVEDLRIHIEDYIDSVLASGSGIRG, encoded by the coding sequence ATGATCGAAGAAGAGTTCCATTTATTTGAAAAGTGGTTCACGGGATATGTGAGCTCTTTCTATTCGGAGGACATGTTTGTTCTTCGCAATGTCAAACTCAAGGAAAGGCACAGTCTGGAGGTATGCAGGAACGCTTCCATCATCTCCGGTCCGGAGGGACTGGATACCGAAGAACGCTATCTTGCCATGATCATCGGCCTTTTTCATGACATCGGCCGCTTTGAGCAGATAACGCGCTACAGGACCTTCAGGGATTCGGAATCTGAGAACCATGCGCTTCTGGGTGTGAAGATCCTCAGGTCCGCGGATGTACTGGCCCGCCTGCCGGCTACACTACAGGATTTGATCTGCCAGGCCATCGCAAATCATAATATTTACGCAATCCCTGAAACATGTGACAACAGGTGCCTGTTCCACTCAAGACTTGTCAGGGACGCCGATAAGCTGGATATCTTCCGCGTACTGGCTGATTATTATACTGAAAGGGATTCTTCCCCTAATCCTCCACTGGATATGGGCCTTCCGGACATTCCCGAATACTCTTCCCGGCTGCTTGGAGACCTCTTTAACAACAGGATGGCAAGTACTGCAGATCTCAGAACATGCAACGATATGAGGCTTGCAAGGCTTTCCTGGGTGTTTGATCTCAATTTTAAAGAAAGCTTCCGGCTTGTCAGGAAGCACGGTTACATAAACATGATTATCTCAAGGCTTGCGCAGGACGACAAAGTGGAAGACCTTCGTATCCACATTGAAGATTACATTGATTCAGTCCTGGCTTCCGGCAGTGGCATCAGGGGATAA
- a CDS encoding metal-dependent transcriptional regulator — MTTERTEDYLKAIEKIVERKGYAQVKDVSRELDLSSPSVTGMFKKLTKLGYINYEKYGGVTLTEEGERIAKCTMEKHGVIRDFLLLLGLDEENANLDACKIEHVLAPETFEILTKFVEFIDMRSEWPYWLDHFRHFYTTGEYIDCKPSPKENCPIHKKK, encoded by the coding sequence ATGACGACTGAAAGAACGGAAGATTACCTGAAAGCCATCGAGAAAATTGTGGAGAGAAAAGGCTATGCCCAGGTAAAGGATGTCTCCCGGGAGCTTGACCTCAGTTCCCCGAGCGTTACCGGGATGTTCAAGAAGCTTACCAAGCTAGGATACATCAACTATGAGAAATACGGCGGCGTGACACTTACCGAAGAGGGGGAGAGGATTGCCAAGTGCACCATGGAAAAGCACGGGGTCATCAGGGATTTTCTTCTGTTGCTGGGACTGGATGAGGAGAACGCCAACCTTGACGCATGCAAGATAGAACACGTGCTTGCACCCGAAACCTTTGAGATCCTGACAAAATTTGTTGAATTCATCGATATGAGAAGTGAGTGGCCCTACTGGCTGGACCATTTCAGGCATTTTTATACTACAGGAGAATACATCGACTGCAAGCCGTCTCCTAAGGAGAATTGCCCTATCCACAAGAAAAAGTAA
- a CDS encoding cupin domain-containing protein, translated as MTERSSSELAQVSYHRIYADSRGDSHFDIVTVRQTLAQAAPPAAPFYVSGDGPASKYRFYTFEPGWVGELHPAPTRQFLALLSGAVEMETTDGTVRRLEPGDLVLLEDTSGKGHVTRNTGSGFCTFFVVPVPSD; from the coding sequence ATGACTGAAAGAAGTTCCTCTGAACTCGCTCAGGTGAGCTACCATAGGATATATGCAGACTCACGGGGCGATTCTCACTTCGACATCGTGACGGTCAGACAGACCCTTGCACAGGCAGCGCCGCCGGCTGCCCCATTCTATGTCTCCGGGGATGGGCCTGCATCAAAGTATCGTTTTTATACATTTGAACCTGGCTGGGTCGGCGAACTGCACCCGGCCCCAACCCGGCAGTTCCTGGCCCTCCTGTCAGGTGCCGTGGAGATGGAGACTACAGATGGAACGGTCAGGCGACTTGAGCCGGGGGACCTGGTCCTGCTGGAAGATACTTCAGGCAAAGGTCACGTGACAAGGAATACAGGCAGCGGGTTCTGCACATTTTTCGTTGTCCCCGTCCCTTCGGACTGA
- the feoB gene encoding ferrous iron transport protein B — MENRKIRVALAGNPNVGKTTLFNAITGSRQHVGNWPGVTVEKKTGVRTYRGYEIEVTDLPGTYSLTAYSMDEIVARDYIIEEKPDIVIQIVDASNLERNLYLTTQLMELETEMIIALNMCDLALERGDKLYINKMQEILAAPVVQTVASKDVGINELLDRVIEQKHDEKYHGREIGYGDLIESKVLEIEKILLTDPELTKKYPMRWMSIRLLEGDSNVRAKIEKSTAAGAISELLASIDQEEYEAEIADKRYVAINAIFPQICTRCNVRLTKSDMIDRVLTNKYLGIPIFLALMWGAFELTFAFATPFTDMIERAFVWLAINVSSGLEPGWLASLLGDGIIGGVGAVLTFVPNIFILFFLLSLLEGSGYLARAAFIMDRLMYKIGMHGKSFIPLLMGFGCNVPAIMATRSIEDEKDRLITLLVVPFVSCGARLPIYILLAGAFFGRQAGTVVFFMYILGIVIAVTSAKLLRTTIIKGRPAPFIMEMPPYRVPTLRASVVHMWDNGAMYIKKAGTVILLGVVIIWSLASFPWGTEYGSEESYVGMLGHLFAPLLEPLGFDWRITIALVFGLVAKEIVVASMGVLYGVGDNPEALTASLVADPSISALSALSLMVFSLLYMPCVATLGVIKKETGSWKWTAFALAYGVAVAWIMAFLVYQGGRLLGY; from the coding sequence ATGGAAAACAGGAAAATCAGAGTTGCCCTTGCCGGCAATCCAAATGTAGGTAAGACCACATTGTTCAATGCAATAACTGGCTCCCGGCAGCATGTGGGTAACTGGCCCGGGGTCACTGTTGAGAAAAAGACAGGTGTAAGGACCTACAGGGGATACGAGATAGAGGTCACCGACCTTCCGGGCACTTACAGCCTTACGGCATACTCCATGGATGAGATCGTCGCAAGGGACTATATCATAGAGGAAAAGCCGGATATAGTGATCCAGATAGTGGATGCCTCAAATCTTGAAAGGAACCTCTATCTTACGACACAGCTGATGGAACTTGAGACCGAGATGATCATCGCCCTTAACATGTGCGACCTCGCCCTGGAAAGGGGGGACAAGCTATACATCAATAAAATGCAGGAGATCCTTGCCGCACCTGTTGTACAGACCGTGGCAAGTAAGGACGTAGGCATCAACGAACTTCTCGACAGGGTAATCGAACAGAAGCACGATGAGAAGTATCACGGGCGTGAGATAGGCTACGGCGACCTTATAGAGAGCAAAGTCCTTGAAATTGAGAAGATCCTGCTAACTGATCCTGAACTTACTAAGAAGTACCCCATGCGCTGGATGAGCATCAGGCTGCTTGAAGGCGACAGCAATGTCAGGGCAAAGATAGAGAAGAGTACCGCAGCCGGAGCAATAAGCGAACTGCTTGCTTCCATCGACCAGGAGGAGTACGAGGCAGAGATCGCAGACAAGAGATATGTCGCTATCAACGCTATTTTCCCACAGATATGCACCCGGTGCAATGTCAGGTTGACAAAGTCGGATATGATAGACAGGGTCCTGACAAACAAGTACTTGGGGATACCCATATTCCTTGCTCTTATGTGGGGAGCCTTTGAGCTCACTTTCGCATTCGCCACACCCTTTACAGATATGATCGAGCGGGCATTTGTGTGGCTGGCCATAAATGTAAGCTCCGGCCTGGAGCCCGGGTGGCTGGCATCCCTGCTCGGGGACGGCATAATCGGAGGCGTGGGAGCCGTCCTGACCTTCGTCCCTAACATATTCATCCTGTTCTTCCTGCTGTCCCTGCTTGAGGGCAGCGGGTATCTTGCCAGGGCAGCCTTCATCATGGACAGGCTCATGTATAAGATAGGCATGCACGGAAAGTCATTCATCCCCCTGCTGATGGGTTTTGGATGCAACGTACCCGCCATCATGGCCACGCGCAGCATAGAGGATGAAAAGGACAGGCTTATCACCCTCCTGGTGGTGCCTTTCGTCTCCTGTGGAGCCAGGCTTCCTATATATATACTCCTGGCAGGAGCGTTCTTCGGGCGCCAGGCAGGAACAGTTGTATTCTTTATGTACATCCTTGGCATAGTGATCGCAGTCACCTCGGCAAAGCTGCTCAGGACAACCATCATAAAAGGAAGGCCTGCACCGTTCATCATGGAAATGCCGCCCTACCGCGTGCCCACCCTGAGAGCGAGTGTGGTGCACATGTGGGACAACGGAGCCATGTATATCAAGAAGGCAGGAACCGTCATATTGCTGGGCGTTGTGATAATATGGTCCCTGGCATCCTTCCCGTGGGGGACAGAGTACGGCAGCGAGGAAAGCTACGTAGGCATGCTCGGCCACCTGTTTGCACCTCTGCTTGAGCCCCTGGGATTTGACTGGAGGATTACAATTGCCCTTGTTTTTGGTTTAGTGGCAAAGGAGATAGTTGTCGCATCAATGGGAGTGCTGTACGGGGTGGGAGACAATCCTGAGGCTCTGACAGCAAGCCTTGTTGCAGACCCTTCAATCAGCGCCCTTAGCGCGCTTAGCCTGATGGTGTTCAGTCTGCTGTATATGCCCTGTGTGGCGACCCTGGGAGTTATTAAAAAGGAGACAGGTTCATGGAAATGGACCGCATTTGCGCTCGCCTATGGAGTTGCAGTTGCCTGGATAATGGCTTTCCTTGTATATCAGGGAGGGAGACTGCTTGGATACTAA
- a CDS encoding FeoA family protein — translation MTEITLDTLKPGDLARITKVRVKGPARRKLFDMGMVAGSEVELVRKAPLGDPIEFQIKGYHLSIRKEEASQIFVQMIE, via the coding sequence ATGACCGAGATCACGCTTGATACACTTAAACCGGGTGACCTGGCAAGGATTACGAAAGTGCGTGTAAAAGGTCCTGCCAGGAGAAAGCTGTTCGATATGGGGATGGTCGCCGGCTCGGAAGTGGAACTGGTAAGAAAAGCTCCCCTGGGAGACCCCATTGAGTTCCAGATAAAGGGATATCATCTTTCGATCAGGAAGGAAGAGGCAAGCCAGATATTCGTCCAGATGATCGAGTAG
- a CDS encoding M18 family aminopeptidase — MEHTRDYIRDFFAFMKKATTSVQTVDAIRERMEAEGFTELGMNGPWALNASGKYYLSPYPSMLVGFTIGSGQSPAKRVKMIAVHTDNPGFRIKPNPEVNSEGMLTLNVERYGGPILNTWFDRPLSIAGRIAVRSDEILRPEVIHLDFQRPLLIIPNLAIHMNRDVNKGVEIKVQKEMQPLLTRLIEDEIRDGYLLGLVAEEAGVDRKDILDMDLNVYCSEEGMLVGSREEFISCPRIDDLSMVYAAMEALVGSRHMDGINMVAFMDNEEIGSATRQGADSVMLSNILERIRLGTVGKEPLPTLEDTDFFVISADCAHGLHPNYGEKSDITNKPVMNSGIAIKISCNRSYASEVETIAAFQQLCDRAGVKYQKFVNHSDQPGGTTLGPLLSKYVPVRVVDVGVPMLAMHSARELMGKQDFRDSIEIFRTFFQLEK; from the coding sequence ATGGAACATACCAGGGATTATATCAGGGATTTCTTTGCATTTATGAAAAAAGCAACAACATCCGTTCAGACGGTGGATGCCATAAGGGAACGCATGGAAGCTGAAGGTTTTACGGAGCTGGGAATGAATGGGCCCTGGGCCTTGAATGCATCGGGGAAATACTATCTGTCCCCCTATCCCTCCATGCTGGTGGGCTTTACTATCGGAAGCGGCCAGTCTCCGGCAAAAAGGGTGAAGATGATCGCTGTCCACACCGATAACCCCGGATTCAGGATCAAGCCCAATCCGGAGGTGAACAGTGAAGGGATGCTGACACTGAATGTGGAACGCTACGGCGGACCCATCCTGAACACATGGTTCGATCGTCCCTTATCCATTGCCGGAAGAATAGCGGTGAGATCCGATGAGATCCTGAGGCCGGAAGTGATCCACCTGGATTTTCAGAGACCGCTGCTTATCATCCCCAATCTGGCCATCCATATGAACCGTGATGTCAATAAAGGCGTGGAGATCAAGGTCCAGAAAGAAATGCAACCTCTCCTGACCCGGTTGATCGAAGACGAAATCAGGGATGGTTATCTGCTGGGTCTGGTTGCGGAGGAGGCCGGGGTCGATCGTAAAGACATCCTGGACATGGATCTGAACGTTTATTGCAGTGAAGAAGGCATGCTGGTCGGATCAAGGGAGGAATTCATCTCCTGCCCGAGGATCGACGACCTGTCCATGGTTTATGCTGCTATGGAAGCTCTTGTGGGATCAAGGCATATGGACGGGATTAACATGGTGGCTTTCATGGACAATGAGGAGATCGGTTCTGCGACCAGGCAGGGTGCTGACTCGGTGATGCTGAGCAATATCCTGGAAAGGATCCGTCTGGGAACGGTGGGAAAGGAACCACTACCCACCCTGGAGGATACGGACTTCTTTGTGATCTCTGCTGACTGTGCCCACGGCCTGCATCCCAATTACGGAGAGAAGAGCGATATCACCAACAAACCTGTAATGAACAGTGGGATAGCCATCAAGATCAGCTGCAATCGCTCCTATGCATCGGAAGTGGAGACCATTGCAGCTTTCCAGCAGCTGTGTGACAGGGCCGGTGTGAAATACCAGAAGTTCGTGAACCATTCAGACCAGCCGGGAGGAACGACTCTGGGCCCCCTGCTCAGTAAATACGTGCCCGTCAGGGTAGTGGATGTTGGAGTGCCGATGCTGGCAATGCACTCGGCCAGGGAGCTGATGGGCAAACAGGACTTCCGGGATTCCATTGAGATATTCAGGACGTTTTTCCAGCTGGAGAAATAA
- a CDS encoding pyridoxal phosphate-dependent aminotransferase: MKKNISDRVADMPPFHVMEVLERAQELEREGRRVIHLEIGEPDLPTAPHICEAAAAAMCSGNTKYTHSQGIPELREAIAERYRDKFGVVVAPEQVMITSGTSPAMLSLFLALIDPGDEVIMSNPHYACYPNFVRAVNGIPDFIYTDRGSGFMLQPRQVAGRITERTRAILINSPSNPTGQVIPSGIMRGLAEVAGDVPIISDEIYQGLVYEGEDHTILEFTENAFVLNGFSKLYAMTGWRLGYLIAPERYIRTLQKIQQNFFISTNAFVQHAGVAALKGPQERVKEMVTAYDQRRRYMLGRLRGMGLEVESEPVGAYYILADARRFSEDSLGLSRRILEDIDVAVTPGIDFGDGAEGFLRFSYANSLDNIREGMDRLEAYLSRIR, encoded by the coding sequence ATGAAAAAGAATATATCTGACAGAGTGGCGGATATGCCGCCCTTCCATGTAATGGAAGTACTTGAGAGGGCACAGGAGCTTGAAAGAGAAGGCAGGAGGGTGATCCATCTGGAAATTGGAGAGCCCGATCTTCCCACAGCACCTCACATTTGTGAGGCCGCTGCTGCAGCTATGTGTTCAGGGAACACGAAGTATACCCACAGCCAGGGCATCCCGGAACTCAGGGAGGCTATTGCTGAAAGGTACAGGGATAAGTTTGGCGTTGTGGTGGCTCCCGAACAGGTGATGATCACATCAGGGACGAGCCCTGCCATGCTTTCGCTTTTCCTGGCCCTTATTGATCCGGGGGATGAAGTGATAATGTCAAACCCTCATTATGCATGCTATCCCAATTTCGTCAGGGCAGTGAACGGGATCCCTGATTTCATCTATACGGACCGGGGGAGCGGTTTTATGCTTCAGCCCCGGCAGGTTGCAGGCAGGATCACTGAGAGGACAAGAGCTATATTGATCAACTCACCCTCCAACCCCACCGGCCAGGTAATACCGTCCGGGATTATGCGGGGACTGGCCGAGGTAGCCGGAGATGTGCCTATAATATCTGATGAGATATACCAGGGACTGGTGTACGAGGGCGAGGACCACACCATTCTGGAGTTCACTGAGAATGCTTTTGTGCTTAACGGCTTTTCCAAGCTCTATGCTATGACGGGATGGCGACTGGGGTACCTTATAGCTCCTGAGAGATACATCCGCACGCTGCAGAAGATACAGCAGAACTTCTTCATCTCCACCAATGCCTTTGTTCAGCATGCGGGTGTTGCCGCCCTCAAAGGGCCACAGGAGAGGGTCAAGGAGATGGTCACTGCCTATGACCAGAGGCGGCGCTACATGCTCGGGCGCCTGCGGGGAATGGGACTTGAGGTTGAGAGCGAACCTGTGGGGGCATACTACATACTTGCTGATGCCCGCAGGTTCTCGGAGGATTCGCTTGGACTGAGCCGGAGGATACTCGAAGATATCGACGTTGCGGTTACCCCGGGAATAGATTTCGGCGACGGTGCAGAAGGTTTCCTGCGCTTCTCCTACGCGAACAGCCTTGATAATATCAGGGAAGGCATGGACAGGCTCGAGGCTTACCTGAGCCGCATCAGATAA
- a CDS encoding NmrA/HSCARG family protein, which yields MILLIGATGNIGMPIVKSLQKKGVEIRLLVHNEKSSAVIESLGQMEIFAGDFRNDSDLREAMRGCSSVFHVVPPFTQDEAEIGYRVIENARHAGVEHIVFNSVLHPQLRKMEHHARKLLVEEAVIESGLAFNIVQPAMLMQNLLMVWKTIREKGVYPVISSPDKKMSLIDSEDIGEAVANILTDPSLRNATFELAGSDPLTYKEMTSIISEELKQPVKVVAIDDKGREELAWAQGMSSHAINTFLKMAEYYDKHGFAGGNSLVLTSILKRSPNSYRDFIRRLIIEDGCL from the coding sequence ATGATACTGTTAATCGGTGCAACAGGAAATATAGGCATGCCAATAGTCAAAAGCCTCCAAAAGAAAGGTGTGGAGATTCGCCTGCTTGTACACAATGAGAAATCAAGTGCAGTAATCGAATCATTGGGGCAGATGGAAATTTTTGCAGGGGATTTTCGCAACGACTCTGATCTGAGGGAAGCCATGAGAGGTTGCAGTTCAGTATTCCATGTTGTCCCGCCTTTTACACAGGATGAAGCTGAGATTGGTTATCGCGTTATAGAGAATGCACGTCATGCCGGTGTTGAACATATTGTCTTCAATTCGGTCCTTCATCCACAGCTGCGCAAGATGGAGCATCATGCCCGGAAACTATTGGTCGAAGAGGCAGTGATCGAATCCGGCTTGGCTTTCAACATAGTTCAGCCTGCAATGTTGATGCAGAATCTTCTGATGGTGTGGAAAACAATAAGAGAAAAAGGTGTATATCCGGTCATTTCCTCTCCGGACAAAAAAATGTCTCTTATTGATTCGGAGGATATCGGGGAAGCGGTTGCTAATATCCTGACAGATCCTTCATTGCGTAATGCTACCTTCGAGCTGGCAGGATCTGATCCGCTCACTTACAAAGAGATGACCTCTATTATCAGTGAGGAGCTGAAGCAGCCGGTAAAAGTCGTGGCGATAGATGATAAAGGCAGGGAGGAGCTGGCATGGGCACAGGGCATGTCCTCTCATGCTATCAATACATTCCTTAAAATGGCAGAGTACTACGACAAACATGGATTTGCCGGTGGCAACTCCTTGGTGCTCACGTCAATCCTGAAGCGGTCACCTAACAGTTATCGTGATTTCATCAGGCGTTTAATTATAGAAGATGGCTGTCTTTGA
- a CDS encoding mechanosensitive ion channel family protein, with amino-acid sequence MVESTIMNSLYGLINVLIAFIPLLIAVILLIIIGWIAGRALGKIGSKILDKIGLDDLINRTSLGRMIERTQFTVVELFDAAIRWFVYLVFAVIIIDLLQIQVVAAFITSIILYIPLILSALAVLIIGLLLVDFLAGLVKNVLIATGIDERLERTSIGSGMRTSGITFSGLIAGIVKVFGYLVFIMAALDILNLGLIAGIVAAMIAYLPNLFAGILILVIGLLAIDLFADYIGGFMKNMNVEGSEIWVPALRGFLALVVILLALDAMLIDTGIFYILLNPLAWGIAIVIAFKWGIKDALVAYAREKK; translated from the coding sequence ATGGTAGAATCGACTATAATGAACAGTTTATATGGTCTGATAAATGTATTGATCGCTTTTATCCCGCTTCTGATAGCAGTCATACTGCTGATCATCATAGGCTGGATAGCAGGAAGGGCTTTGGGAAAGATAGGATCAAAGATCCTGGACAAGATAGGTCTGGACGACCTGATCAACAGGACGTCTCTGGGAAGAATGATAGAGCGGACACAATTCACTGTTGTGGAACTCTTCGATGCGGCCATAAGATGGTTCGTTTATCTTGTATTTGCGGTAATTATTATAGACCTCTTGCAGATACAGGTTGTTGCAGCCTTTATCACAAGTATAATCCTATATATACCCCTCATACTCTCAGCACTCGCAGTATTGATAATAGGTTTGCTGCTTGTGGATTTCCTGGCAGGGCTCGTAAAGAATGTCCTCATTGCCACAGGCATTGATGAACGCCTGGAGAGAACCTCCATAGGCAGCGGGATGAGAACCAGCGGGATCACATTCTCTGGTCTTATAGCAGGCATTGTGAAAGTGTTCGGTTATCTTGTATTCATAATGGCAGCACTGGACATACTCAACCTGGGGCTCATTGCAGGTATTGTGGCAGCCATGATAGCATATCTGCCAAACCTGTTTGCAGGTATATTGATACTGGTCATAGGACTCCTGGCCATAGATCTGTTCGCAGATTACATCGGTGGCTTCATGAAGAATATGAATGTGGAAGGCAGTGAGATATGGGTGCCCGCCCTGAGGGGTTTCCTTGCACTTGTAGTGATACTGCTTGCACTTGATGCAATGCTGATAGATACAGGCATATTCTATATCTTGCTCAACCCGCTTGCATGGGGTATTGCAATTGTGATAGCATTCAAGTGGGGCATAAAGGATGCTCTTGTTGCCTACGCCAGAGAGAAGAAGTAA
- a CDS encoding TrmB family transcriptional regulator: MLLDEKTLVTLQKLGLTYYGARVYTTLVSLGPSDATDLAIESEVPRTKIYDVLRRLETEKWITVEHTRPITYTAKYPKDIIEEQKAVFNSEIDDVSNQLSMLYDKLMDKEIPKVWLLRGTDNITAKVLDMVGRAKKDIMLLGALYSADELEQLRTELSLAKKKGLNIRVISKQSIKLKDGKLDIVEKLSPVIPEIKISGPSFAKYVIIDDKELLIVYSKVEGDVLDVDSIIAIWIPNVSVASYQASIFNGIWNE, translated from the coding sequence ATGTTGCTTGATGAAAAGACATTAGTGACATTACAAAAATTGGGATTGACATACTATGGCGCAAGGGTTTATACAACGCTTGTCTCCCTAGGCCCGAGCGATGCAACTGACCTTGCCATTGAATCAGAGGTTCCGCGGACAAAGATATATGATGTCCTCAGAAGGCTCGAAACCGAGAAATGGATAACCGTCGAACATACAAGGCCTATCACTTATACTGCTAAGTACCCTAAGGATATAATCGAAGAGCAAAAAGCCGTCTTTAATTCCGAAATTGACGATGTATCCAATCAACTGTCTATGCTGTATGATAAATTAATGGATAAGGAAATTCCTAAGGTGTGGCTTTTAAGAGGAACGGATAATATTACGGCAAAAGTGCTTGATATGGTGGGCAGAGCTAAAAAAGACATAATGCTTCTGGGAGCCCTTTACTCTGCAGACGAGCTTGAGCAGCTCAGAACAGAACTATCACTCGCTAAGAAAAAAGGGCTGAATATCCGTGTTATCTCTAAACAGAGTATAAAACTGAAAGATGGAAAATTGGACATCGTTGAGAAGTTATCTCCAGTCATACCTGAAATTAAAATATCAGGGCCTTCATTTGCAAAATATGTAATAATCGATGATAAAGAACTGCTAATCGTATACTCTAAGGTAGAAGGCGATGTTCTGGATGTAGATAGCATAATAGCTATATGGATTCCAAATGTGTCAGTTGCATCATATCAGGCAAGCATATTCAATGGCATATGGAACGAGTGA
- a CDS encoding DUF169 domain-containing protein translates to MASTALLDIKKVGEKLTEAGRLKLRPLCVYSTDKIPNNAVPSYKVDRCIARAIYSSALFEEIPPLYVEASHEQCCAGGLVWTGLAEPHPKLKYFVTVGTPDFHGGAAEHLKAGPELFDEQKKRAGKITPHGKYTVIAPCTDALAPEDVMSFILFAGSEQIRNLCGLAQFNSSDPFFKTLIPGGPTCAVMIAFPAGIAENAPGDSAYVGPVDPTGNSWLPPELMIMGIPASLAQQMAADLKESFIDKRSKVAYPEKRIIVQSK, encoded by the coding sequence ATGGCATCAACAGCTCTGCTGGATATAAAGAAAGTGGGGGAAAAGCTTACAGAAGCCGGCAGGTTAAAACTGCGCCCTCTATGCGTCTACAGCACGGACAAAATTCCGAATAACGCAGTACCCTCATATAAAGTAGATCGCTGCATAGCAAGAGCTATTTACTCCTCTGCCCTTTTTGAAGAAATCCCTCCATTATATGTTGAAGCATCTCATGAGCAGTGCTGCGCAGGCGGACTGGTATGGACCGGATTGGCTGAACCGCACCCGAAACTGAAGTACTTCGTGACAGTGGGAACTCCTGATTTCCATGGAGGCGCTGCCGAGCATTTAAAGGCAGGTCCTGAACTGTTCGATGAGCAGAAGAAGCGGGCAGGAAAAATCACCCCTCACGGCAAGTACACAGTCATTGCTCCATGCACTGATGCCCTTGCACCTGAAGATGTCATGTCTTTTATTCTTTTTGCAGGTAGTGAACAGATAAGAAATCTCTGTGGGCTGGCGCAGTTCAATAGTTCCGATCCCTTCTTTAAAACATTGATACCCGGAGGACCGACATGCGCTGTTATGATCGCTTTTCCGGCAGGTATTGCAGAGAATGCTCCGGGCGACTCAGCTTATGTCGGGCCTGTCGATCCTACAGGAAATTCCTGGCTGCCTCCTGAGTTAATGATTATGGGCATCCCGGCATCACTGGCGCAGCAGATGGCAGCCGATCTGAAAGAGTCTTTTATTGACAAAAGAAGCAAAGTAGCATACCCGGAAAAACGTATCATAGTACAATCAAAGTGA